The DNA segment tccttgtacatacataaaaaacctGTTTTGTATCACTCTAAATCACACTTTATAATACGAGTTCCTTATACATACGAGTAGTATCTAAAACTAAAGATTAAGTACATTTATAGTACTAATTTGTCAAGGATCGTACTCCGAACGAAGTCTAGTCTACAATACTTGGAAGAAAATCGTTTCTTTAATTTCTTTACAAAAATcctactttttataaattagttgaTAGTTTTTAAGGCAAGgtaaaaaataacagttaatatttttttattagctacCTCGTCatataccaaataaaataaattgtaagaaatacaaATACACAGAAGCTTAATTGCATATCAAAGTATAAAAGTACCATACTAGTACAgtgataaattttacaaaagtatGTACAGTCAGcttcatatattatgtaacagACAACATTATCAAAAACAAAGAAACGTATAAAGTGATCAATAACATTCATACAACCAAAGTcgccaaattatttaaatcatccaTTTTGTCCAAATATATCGGAGCGCGAACAACGTCAAATAATAACGtaacaatcaaatattattgaaatccTTCAGAAATACTAGTACGTTGCTTCAgcgaaatataattacaaatttgcAACGAATTAGGTTCAcacattttttcatataattatattattttgaataaatgtcttgaaaacattatatttttaatttagtatcgTCTGTATATTTCGGTATCTAAGCAAAAATGTAGAACTTTTATAACAATCGTAAAAACCGAAACTGGTTTTTAGATATTCTATATGTTTAATGTTATCTATTACCGAATACAGGCGGGTAATGGAATAAATTAAATGCCATTGATAACAGTatgaattattatgttaaatagtCATTCCTAAGTTATTTAATTCACACTGAAATGGAGACTATCgctacacaaaatataataatctatacatgttataaatctgtaactaatagctgtctgtacatggaagatatacgagtaaaactattaccgggggCCTTTAttaacgcaatagaacccaaaacaatgattgttagaatttttgtctgtttgtctgtgcgtttgtgcgcgctaatcttagaaacggcttaacggatttgagtgtggttttcactaatgtattgtggctaacttcacttaaaaattttatttgttttatttcaatcggttcataaataataaagttatgtcaatttaaacaatcacgtcgaacattttattcgataaaattgctataaaataattgctcagttgaattggctgaaacttaagttacttataaatgatagtctgtaaaatggtgatgattgaaagtttatagaaacaaaacaaagttaataaaTGGACATTTTCAGAGATTTAAATCTTCCTATGAAAGTTGAACTCAGAACTATGATCATATATATGATCATGCTGGTATGTATAAAATAGGCATACGGGCGGTCAAgtgagccatctgatggtaagtggtcactaccgacCATACATTGGtgctgttataaatatatattattattaaccattccttacatcgccaatgcgccacttacCTAGAGAAcaaagatgttacgtcccttgtgcctgtactggctcactcatcctttaaacagGAACAcgactatattaaatattgctgtttggcggtaaaatgtGGAAAATAACTAACTAGGCTGGCTGTTTAGACTTTGGTCTTACCACTCCACTAGATAAAACTCCAGTTTCTGATTGATCATTGATCGGCGACTGTCAATGACGCAATACGTGACCAATAAACCTTTAGATTAAGGCCAAATTACTTAATCTGACTTTGCCTAACGTTTTATAAActggaaatataattatttggggatatatttatattatatgttacttaTTTCTTATTAGGGGAATTGCACACTTCACAAAATTTCCTGAAGGATTTACATTTGGAGTAGCTACAGCGTCCCATCAGATTGAGGGTGCATGGAATGTCAGtggtaagaaaaaaaatgatagtttttttctataattttatctaaatctaaACTAAGTTAAAATGTACCTCGGAGCTATCGTATTCACGTCCGTCAAACTTATCATACAAATATCTAGAACCCAGCAAGTTTTATAATCCGTATTTTCGTACGAGGCTATCTTAAGATTTATCTACAAGTAACAAAAAGGTGATGTTATTATTACtaagtaactttaaataaaattgttaatttcaaaatatttttaatctattctTATTTTGTCTTACTGTTATTTATTCTGCATATTAGAAATTAATGTTATACTTcttacaaagtattttttattcaggAAAGTCGGAAAATGTTTGGGATCGCTTGACACACTCCCGGCCCTGGATGGTTGCTGATGAAACAAATGGCGACATTGCATGTGACTCTTACAACAAGTATCAAGAGGACGTGAACCATCTCGCTTACCTTGGCGTGGACTTTTACAGATTCTCTCTTTCCTGGGCAAGAATTCTGCCAACTGGTCGTGTTGATCACATTAATCCCGATGGGATCCGTTACTACAACGCACTCCTCGATGCTTTGGCAGAGAAAAACATTGAGCCGCTGGTACGTGCGAAACCCAatgttaaatagttataaatataatttaagctgtactcatcaaaattaattaatttcagtcAAAATTAATACGTTTTAATGTACTTTCGATCCTTCTAGAGAtccggttcaaacccgggcttccaccactaaattttcatcaGTATCAGTGCTTAATGTGTATCTTCCACATGTCTATTCACCAACCCACATTAGAACaacttggtggaataaacttcaaaccttcttctcaaaaggagatATCTTAGACCATTTACTGGCTTtacttaatgttaatatttttatttaataagacaactcttaatttgatatttattttcatagttatatattgttttaatttatatggttTGATAATAGCCCTCACTCTCCTTtgccttaaatattaaattgttagaaATACAATCCATATtttacaccaccaatgcgccgccaagcATGCCAACTAGGATATTATTTCACTTGTGCCTATATTACACTGGCCTACTCACTCTTTACACCGGggcaagtatttttttttttttatagaataggaaggcggacgagcatatgggccacctgatggtaagttgtcaccaacgctcttagacattggcattgtaagaaatgtcaaccatcgcttacatatccaatgcgccaccaaccttgggaactaagattttatgtcccttgtgcctgtaattacactggctcactcacccttcaaaccggaacacaacaatatcaagtattgctgttttattatatacaactcATTGGTGTTTTGCGATAGAACAAATGAAATGATAAATGATCATGTAAGCATAGTAACATGGCACACTAGGGTTGTATGTCGATCGGTGCTAGGAATGGTTGCGATTATCTGTGTTCATTCCAATTGTACAGCttcaaaacaaatatgaaaaaccAGCCGGCCTTAAATTTTTTGACGAACCTACTTTGgtctcattaaaatattaaagaaatgtcTAAATTCTGTTTTATTTCCTTAAATGTAGGTAACTTTATTCCACTGGGATTTGCCGCAATCACTTCAAGACCTGGGAGGATGGGCTAACCCTAAAATGATAGATTACTTCCGTGATTACGCCGACGTATGCTTCAGAGAGTTTGGTGATAGGATCAAATCCTGGATCACAATCAATGAGCCTTATGAAATTTGTGAAGACGCCTACGGAGACGATAAAAAGGCACCCGCAATAGACAGCCACGGTGTTGGAAACTATTTATGCAGTGATAATCTTCTCAAGGCTCACGCTGAGGTGTACCATTTGTATAATGATAGCTACAGGCCGCATCAAAATGGAAGGATAATGATCTCAATCAACTCTATATGGTACGAGCCCAGCGACCCAGAAGACGCAGAACAAGTTGCCCTTGCGGAAGTGGCTAaccaatttaaagtaaatatatattgaatagttttcttttttttgtattataattcaaatataattactcAAAATAagattatcttatataaaatttcatatttttagttTGGATGGTTTGCGCATCCTATTTTTACCGAAAAAGGCGGTTATCCAGAGGTGATGGTTGAAAATGTGGCTCAGCAAAGCCAAGCCGAAGGTCTACCTAAGCCTCGTCTAGAACAATTCGATGACTATTGGCTGGAAAGAATCAAAGGCACTTCTGATTTTCTTGGAATCAATCATTACACCACTCATTTGGTAACTGGACCTGGTGTAGACCCAATAGCAAAATCTCCTTCCTGGCTTAAGGACATCGGCGCGGTTACTACAATGAACGTCGGTGGTGATTCGGCTTCAGAATGGCTTAGAGTAAATatatagagtatatatatatatatatatattcaattcatATTCCGTAGtgcattttaaatatgatttataattcaatacattGCTCTGATTTAGGTTGTACCTACCGGATTTGCTAACTTACTGCGTTGGTGTAAGAGCTCTTACAACGATGCACCCATTTATATAACCGAAAATGGTTTTTCTGATCGTGGTACTTTAGACGACTATGGACGTATTCAATATTTGAATGTAAGTTCTAGTaccaatcatataaaaatattctatgtcTCAACtgaaaaatcattataaatgtatgttatgtttCAGGATTACCTTTCAGCACTTCTGCATGTAATTTACGAAGACGATGTCAAAGTTCTTGGTTATACTTTATGGACTCTTATGGATAATTTTGAATGGCGTGCTGGGTTCTCGTGAGTATTTATCACGGTCACGTGACAAAACGCCTTTATTTTGCATGATCTATAAGAAttgagttttattttgaaacatcgcttggatatatatatatcaacccaaatataaaacttatacaatttttaattttcttctataataaagataataattataataataaataattattttatagatgatTGAAATTGCGTTCTGTCATAAATAATTGCAGTAATTAaaagacattatatttttttccttaaaagcGAGGCCATACATATTTACGTTTGAGGAGGATTTATAGCAAGGTCATttgtatcattaaataattatgtactatGTGTTCAAGTTTAAATCTAGCTCAAGAAACATTATtgcaactttttatataataaatttaataatttatattaattagatacaaaagtaaatttaatgattgatgaaaataaaatatacttaacttaaacgaaataataagatataaacatCGAGCAGAAACGTCATTACAATGTTATTACTCTTTTAGGGAACGTTTCGGTCTCTACTACGTGGACATAACTGACCCGGAACGACCACGAACACCGAAACTCTCCGCGGAATACTATAAGCAGCTCATTGCCACCCGTGAACTTCCAGAAGATGACCGCTTTAAAGCTCCTGCTGTaagtttattcataaaataagacCTTTTTATGGATATTTTAGAAGACCTACCTAGAGTTATGCTTATACtaaacaaatgataaataacCATTTCAGCTCATTTCCAAATTATATTCcagaatttatttaatcatactgcaaatataaaatttcgtggttataatgtaaatagttctaacaattttttaaacctgactattttaaaaataacaattaacatatatatgtatatgtagatAGATATAAGACTCATACTCAAACATTTCAACCTCTTTATTTCTCGAAGTAAAGGTGTGATTCCAATTTCCTGCGACATTACACTTAACTCATAGATAATCTAATAACTTTTCTTAAATCTGTAGACCGAACCGACGACGGCAAGAACAGATAGTTACAGTCCATATGAACCTGTGGACTCGAGTAATAAAGATGATTGGCGatcatttttcaatttcatCCACAATGGTCTAATATCCTTTACAAGGCCACTAGTAAACGTTTTCCGTGCCGAAGGTTGAGTAAGGCTAGTTTGTGCAGTAATCAGTAGTTTTCTGTTCACTAGTTTTGCATCATacacaaaaatgtattataataaataaacaagcgTGATACCATCTACTCCATTTCATcacacattattatttatcgctAGCTGCATGTGCATGATGGGCTTTATATTTCGACAGGTGAGGCGGCGCATCTAAAGCATGTTTGAGGTTGCTGATGAAGCaagtacttaaattatattaaattattatcattatattttcgtatttaatttAACCCAATAACGGCACtaaccttatttattatatgtactaaATCCTAtactttacaatattaaattaaatgtattatacacatatatatattgtatatatacatttttagtgTGGTGTGTTTTTACAAAGATGAAATTAGCAAGGaacactatttaatttttttatatatattttctacagCTGAACAACAAATCGGACGAACTTTAAGGAATATTGGTGACGTGATAAAAAACGATAAtagatattaaaacaaatatttatttagttcatataagaatatcaaattatttacaatgaaattattgCAAATTagttataatgataattataatttcattgctATAACATTGATACACATGTTATATATACACTACAgagaaaacttgcatgtgtcagaCTGAAAAGATATGTTTGTAAAATACTATAGGCTATACTTAAGAAATAAACCATATTATAGTTCACACTTAAAATATTGTTCAGAATATTATTCGGGTGTGAGTCCCAGAGGCCTGTCCTACAGACGGCGCCGGCGACGCGCAGACGGCTAGCAAACATGGAATGTTTCTCATTATGTCATCGCAACAAAAACATAGTACGTATTCAAGTTAACGCGATAAATCGACTTTAAGAAATGATagacaaaacaattaaaataatgaaatgataCTTTGGTATTAAATATAGTCAAGAAATGACATTTAAAGCAAGAAATATTCTTTCAATGAGCATAATAGAACTGATTTATAATTGATTAAGTCGATGTCAATCTTTGGTCGTCAAAGTTAGCTTTTTTATAAATCGAAGCAAGaaattatatacaagtatatgtCACACTTTATTCCTAAAAATGTTAGAGGTCGACCTATCGGCAGTAACCGAGTTCATCACAGTTAATTCCCACTATGTTTTCTCAGGTGTTTACATAATGTAGtgcatgttttgtttattacttacaaataaatacaaaatagacGCAGCcacattaaagaaaaataaacgacGCTACAGttcaatacaaattaatatctaAGGGTAAAAGGAAAAAGcaaatattgaataatgtaCCGAACAATATAAAAAGCTTTGTTacttaaaaagtacaaaaattaatacacgacaaataaaaaataaagtaccaCGAATGATCAacagaatacaaaataatatgtattattaaccCAGCACCTTTACACCTAATTATAATAGTTACACAGTTtctatttattgctatttatatagctgaaaattacaataaattcttACAAGAATAAAGTACTTTTACTAATATGGCAAAGTTTTCaatgtagtatttttaaatttaattttaaggcctaatttcaacattattttcaaacaatCTAACTGAATTCATAAAAATTCTAAAGACTAGGTGGGCTAAAACGCAATTTTGAACAGATTAttacaatcataaaaaatattggaggatagaaaaaaaaaaaaccgcatttattataaatcgcATAGTTATTATACATTACAACGAGGACAAGTTTTTTTACACTCTTGTTTCACAAATAAACGCACAAAGCGTTTCCGAGTGGAGTAATTGCAGGCAGCGGGAAACGTTGAACTCTTACAACTCAAAAATGTACCAATTAATACTCTCACAGAACATAACGTCGAGTTTAGAATATAAAAGCACTCCGTTGCGTTAACTACATGAGTACTGTTTATTGTCTAATGGTTACTACCTAGCGGCACCCATACACGCGCAAAGATACATCAAACATTTCGAACCAAACATTATGTATAGTAAGTAAACTTAATAGCTGCCAAAATATCTAACTAGGTTGCGATAACCTATCACTATCCTAACATAATCTCGAAAAATACACAAGGACGGTGTAAGTAGACAAAACacataactaaaaaaaagtacataagtagttttatttgtttcaatattaatacatatctaTGTATATCAATAGTCCATTCATAGTGTAGAAATATATCAACCTTAatttaaacacaataaataaattgtataaaggCACAATAAGGCACTGATAAGTCAAGGTGTTATCACAATCTAAGTtacatcaattaaattatacaaatcgtCCTCATCAAAAAAACGTCATCGTTTAATTCATTGGAAGGTAGGATTTCCGATAGTCTAGATTTAAAGAGTATGGGAAACCTAGCATGCCTAGCTAACATGATTGCAATTTTACTTCTTTCCTCGATTAAAAGAAGGTTTGCAACGAGTGCATTTGCCCTTAGAGTTCGGTTACCCAGCAGTAGAACATCTTATTTAATGACTAGCCAGTAATATAGTCATGGCTGAAGACTTTATAATGATCATGGTTTTatgttaactatttattttcaaatcgaAGTACTTTTATGAAGACAAACAGTATGATATTGAGTGAGTGGACGTTTTGGTATATTGAATGCCCGCATATCATCAAAAATATGTAAGGTACACGAATATTTATATCTACTAATTGACAGGCGATACGCCACGTTTATACAAGAAGAGTAAGCCGCATAAACATTTATAGAATACTTATCATGCAGAATTTTCGTTCCTATCTCATTCAGATAAATGCCGAGACATGAAAACCAATTCTGAATAATAAGCGACCGTGGACACCGTCGTCCGTACGAACGCCAGTTCGAACAATGAGTCGCTCTCATTGTCACGGGCAATGTCGAGCATCGATTACAATTCACACAAACCACACAGGAATCGCCCCAACCGTCCGATCATGTACACACGTTACGCTATTTACTGTCATTTGCTTAGTAAAATATACACCGACACCGTTCGGACACCGACACTGTTGGGACTGGTCGATGGTATGATGCGGTAAGTACTCCATGGTCTGACGCAATACGTGAAGTTTGTGAGCACGCGGCAGCGCCTCTACAGCCAGGTCAGCACGTTCTCCGGCTTGCTGGGCGTCGAGTTTATCAGCGACTGAACGTCGTCCAGTAGAATGTCGTTTGTGAACTCTCCCagctgaaattaataaaaaaaaatattattttatgcaatttagtcaaatattataaaaataatagaagtcAATCAATTTCGTTGTTTCTTTATAGATGAAATAAGCAACGTTAGCAAGCAATTccgttaatttaataaattttaaacaatgaccggatgtacatatatttgaatatataatagtgttattatgaaaaatgaCTACTGTTAATTGACATATTTGCAAACGTTCAGTGGTATAGAAAATCCAGTCTTATTAAAACGACGATAAAATAATGCTGTGGGTTCCGCGTGGGTTCGGTTAGACATTACGTTGCAACATAGGAAGGTCACACGAAAGATTACTATTTACTTGTAATGAGGGTACCAAGTCGTCGGTGTCGCCGAGCGTGATGTCGGCCGTGTCGAGGTTCGCACCGGCCTCGCTGGTGCAGTCCATGCGATCGTCCATGCCGGCGAGGAAGTCCTCCGGCGTGTGCGGCATGGAGTATGATGACTGCGTCACAGCCATGCCGAGCCCGCTGTCCGCAGACTCCTGCCGCTGGTGGTCAGTCAGGCCCGAGAGGAAGGGATCCAGAGGGAGGTCAGTGCTCGCCGTGCCGGTACTGCTGGCTAGTGATGACACGATAGATGACGACTGCCGCGCCATTAGTTCCTGCTGGAGAAGTAATCATGCATTCCGaattcagacagacagacaaactaCATTTTCGACGCAGATGTTGcttataatttgtttgtataagcAATTAATATATTGAGTCAATTACATCTAAAcacaatactttattttatcataCTTACAAATTGCTATCGAAAAAGTTGATATAACAATAGttgatactaaaaaatatagtaacaaaGATGATGATTTCAAAGCTTTGGTGATTTGCGAAGCGAAAAGACGGATATCAcgtaattattaagtattttaaaattaaatccccCGAGAAACCCCCGAGAACTATTAAGATAATAACCTGGAGTCGTATCTCCTGCTGACGTTGCTTAAGTCGTTCACGTTCGAGCTGTAGAGATTGCAGGCGTAGCTTTTGTTGGCATGCTTGTATCGAAGCGTTGGCCCAACCGCCGCCCGCTGCACTGGCGCCAGCCGCCGGCGTGCGCTGTAAGTGTTGTGCTGGAAATAAGAAAAGATACCAATATAATCGTCTTGCTTCCTAGCTTGTATCTAAATATATCCCTACCCTTATTTAACTTAGACTTACGTATTCGAGGATCAAACCAGGATGTCGTCCGGGCGGCATGGTTGATAAAGTAAATTTCCCCTTCTGGAGTCGTAGCCTGTTCCCAGCCGTCTGGCAATGGCCCGAGAGGATCTGTCGTCGTGTTAGTGCTTGTACTCTTCGCTGCTGAAATTAATTAGACGCGTTTGAGTTTTgcaattaattgaaattgtaattcTTATTGACAAACGGTATTTAATTCACTCAACAGCGACTAGTTGCAAGCTAGCGGGGAAGTTTGTATTAACCGTGCgtttataataagttaatattgaGATTTACAGCGACAGTAGGCCACAATCCTCGTTCTATGTTATTTTAGggtgcaaaaatataaaaagaaatgacACAATAGAAACGTATTATAACAACTACGCAAACATTTCCTCGAAGACTTTTCAATGTACTTTAAACAGGAATATTAGTTCGAATCGCAAACACTTTCGATTTGACGTTCTGTACGAAGAATAAAATGAATCACCGCGTGCAACGGATGCAACGCCAACTCACCCTCACACATTCACGATCATCTCGCGCTGAGAAGGTATGCGACACGTAACAAATCAGCAGTCATTCACAAACAACAggcattatataattaaaattaatatacaaggTAAACATGATAAAAACTACCATTACATACcctgataaatttaaattaggaaggctgtataatataaaatgcacCATTGATCTcattaattatcttattataagTGATATTAtagtaattgatttaataattgtttttaaattcgcaAATGGTATTCTAATCTTACTAAAAGAATATTaagtaaagaatattaaaattatacttgaaTATATACCGTACCGTTTATATACCGTAAAAATcatacgtaaatatttttaagaccgTTTCGCCCGCATCGCGTAATATAAATAGccatataattaaagataatttgcAGTAATAGTTACTTAACACTGCAATTTCTCCAGCATAAAGTAAAGTAGAAGTgcagtatttaattaacattatattttggttagtctcgaataaaattttaataaataattaaaatatccatTAACAGTGAACAAATGtccaacattatataataaagctgaAATCGCAGTAAAGATAAAGTTTGAAAGACGACACGTTCAAAGAAAACATGCCGTACAAAATGCAATATGTCGTCATAAGAAAACTATTTCATATTTGAAAGGTAATATGTTATCGCGACATCAGATTATGAAGAGGAATGcgcttataaaaacattattcgtATGTCAGGTGATCTAAAGAATGGGATTGTTTGcgtatgtaataaaatgtagaTAAGAGCATCTCAAGTCAAACTATGTAACTTACTCTATTTAGAGCTGTCTGCGGTGCACAGATTCAAAACGTGACTAGAGCACGTTCTGAAGTAAACTATCACAAGACAACGCATAAATAAATCTCTACACGTGACTGTATGGCGTCTTCGATTTGGCTAACTGTCCTTGTTTAGTGTCCGAAGGCGATTTTGTTTTCAACACATTTAATGAAAGTTACGAAAATTCTCAGcaagaaaacaaacaaaatataaaacaattacaaacgAATGTTTTCGTAATTAATTGTCTAAAGAATTGAGAATATGAATCGTCCTCAATTTTATCTACTTTCAAGGTTACATCATCGTTATACCTTAATGCGATATTTTTGCGTATTATTTAGTGGTATTGGATTCTCACTTCTCAGAGGCTTTCTTAGTAAAAATAGATATGACTTCTTGCCAAAACGACTACGAAAGCAAAcctatttttcttaattaaatgaacactataaaattttaataaaatactcaaGAAATAGTTCATTGTATACCAGCTCTAAAGTAGTAATAATACGATTTATGATACACTAGAACActgaaacaaatgaaaacatGTATTATGATGTTTTTATACCTAGAATCAAATGAAATACGAAACAAGGATGAAAAATAGAACCATATAGACCATTTAAACGCGAACGTGTCGCAAGAGCGCTGAAAGCCACGCGCTGGCGCCGCCAGGGCCGCTGCGCTGGCGCCGACACACCAATGTATTTTCCGAACACCTTTCAACGCTCGTCTCGCATCGACCGACGGAAACAACGCGTTAATTCCCGTCATAAAATCAGTTTTAGAATTCGggttatttacttgtttttattttagttccaTGATAATTTTAAACGTCTCTCCGAAGCCAATTAGATCACGTGAAAACAAAATCGAGTAATGTGTTTGCTTTAAACGTAATAACCGTACTATACTTTTTGCAGTTATTTTGCTTGAAAGAAAAATGAATGACCTAATTTTTCCCCCcacattaacataatttataattacgtgCATTTtgtcacaaatatttttttcccgACATGTATGAATTAgaagaatattttaagtttaatttaattacttctcTCGATGACCGCTTCGTACTAAACGTAGTAAAACTTTTAAGATTCTTAATTCTAAGAAAAGTCTGCAGAGTAGTttgtaattaatgaataatagcATGCGAATTATTCTTACTCATTAgaaatttagtaataatttaaaaatcaaaaacaaaatacctgGTGCCGCTGGTGGTATAGGCTGTGGCGCAGGTGTCTGTGTAAGTAGCGCTTCAGCGCTCTGGTGCTGGACACCAGCCGCCACCGTCTGCGCAGCTAGGGTCTTACGAGGATCCTCCCATGTTGTTGTCTTCGTTATGTGACTGTAAGCAAaggaaaaataatgttaatatttatatgtcaaaGCTATTCGTTTTTAATACGACTTTACATAGGacttatacttattataaaatataattttccagatcaaacttttttaattaccgTTGATTCAGTATACaatgtttattcattttatttattatattgataagtCATCTCATGTTCcgtaattaagaaaataatggtAAGTAACTTCACAATATGTAGGATGATATTATATCATAAGATATATATCCAAAATCCAGCAATTTAGCAGCGTAATTGAATAAGATCTAAAAACCTTCTATTG comes from the Nymphalis io chromosome 1, ilAglIoxx1.1, whole genome shotgun sequence genome and includes:
- the LOC126773802 gene encoding myrosinase 1-like isoform X2, whose amino-acid sequence is MATAVIIALLAITHSGIAHFTKFPEGFTFGVATASHQIEGAWNVSGKSENVWDRLTHSRPWMVADETNGDIACDSYNKYQEDVNHLAYLGVDFYRFSLSWARILPTGRVDHINPDGIRYYNALLDALAEKNIEPLVTLFHWDLPQSLQDLGGWANPKMIDYFRDYADVCFREFGDRIKSWITINEPYEICEDAYGDDKKAPAIDSHGVGNYLCSDNLLKAHAEVYHLYNDSYRPHQNGRIMISINSIWYEPSDPEDAEQVALAEVANQFKFGWFAHPIFTEKGGYPEVMVENVAQQSQAEGLPKPRLEQFDDYWLERIKGTSDFLGINHYTTHLVTGPGVDPIAKSPSWLKDIGAVTTMNVGGDSASEWLRVVPTGFANLLRWCKSSYNDAPIYITENGFSDRGTLDDYGRIQYLNDYLSALLHVIYEDDVKVLGYTLWTLMDNFEWRAGFSERFGLYYVDITDPERPRTPKLSAEYYKQLIATRELPEDDRFKAPALNNKSDEL
- the LOC126773802 gene encoding myrosinase 1-like isoform X3; amino-acid sequence: MATAVIIALLAITHSGIAHFTKFPEGFTFGVATASHQIEGAWNVSGKSENVWDRLTHSRPWMVADETNGDIACDSYNKYQEDVNHLAYLGVDFYRFSLSWARILPTGRVDHINPDGIRYYNALLDALAEKNIEPLVTLFHWDLPQSLQDLGGWANPKMIDYFRDYADVCFREFGDRIKSWITINEPYEICEDAYGDDKKAPAIDSHGVGNYLCSDNLLKAHAEVYHLYNDSYRPHQNGRIMISINSIWYEPSDPEDAEQVALAEVANQFKFGWFAHPIFTEKGGYPEVMVENVAQQSQAEGLPKPRLEQFDDYWLERIKGTSDFLGINHYTTHLVTGPGVDPIAKSPSWLKDIGAVTTMNVGGDSASEWLRVVPTGFANLLRWCKSSYNDAPIYITENGFSDRGTLDDYGRIQYLNDYLSALLHVIYEDDVKVLGYTLWTLMDNFEWRAGFSERFGLYYVDITDPERPRTPKLSAEYYKQLIATRELPEDDRFKAPAVRRRI
- the LOC126773802 gene encoding myrosinase 1-like isoform X1 encodes the protein MATAVIIALLAITHSGIAHFTKFPEGFTFGVATASHQIEGAWNVSGKSENVWDRLTHSRPWMVADETNGDIACDSYNKYQEDVNHLAYLGVDFYRFSLSWARILPTGRVDHINPDGIRYYNALLDALAEKNIEPLVTLFHWDLPQSLQDLGGWANPKMIDYFRDYADVCFREFGDRIKSWITINEPYEICEDAYGDDKKAPAIDSHGVGNYLCSDNLLKAHAEVYHLYNDSYRPHQNGRIMISINSIWYEPSDPEDAEQVALAEVANQFKFGWFAHPIFTEKGGYPEVMVENVAQQSQAEGLPKPRLEQFDDYWLERIKGTSDFLGINHYTTHLVTGPGVDPIAKSPSWLKDIGAVTTMNVGGDSASEWLRVVPTGFANLLRWCKSSYNDAPIYITENGFSDRGTLDDYGRIQYLNDYLSALLHVIYEDDVKVLGYTLWTLMDNFEWRAGFSERFGLYYVDITDPERPRTPKLSAEYYKQLIATRELPEDDRFKAPATEPTTARTDSYSPYEPVDSSNKDDWRSFFNFIHNGLISFTRPLVNVFRAEG